From the Martelella mediterranea DSM 17316 genome, one window contains:
- a CDS encoding Hsp70 family protein codes for MTALGLDFGTTNTVIAVPGENAGETRSLSFESRAGITDTMRTCLSFMKDRQAGFGAPLATEAGAAAIRTLIDHPGECRFLQSIKTYAASPLFKETAVLGRRHTFADLMAVFLEKLMTYAGDGWPSDVSRVVAGRPVRFAGIGADEALALDRYNDALSRFGFPEIRFVLEPVAAAWYFAERLTSDANVLVADFGGGTTDYSIIRFSRTAGKLSAEPLSHSGVGVAGDMFDYRIIDNVVSPMIGKGTHYRSFGKTLDVPSNYYANFGRWSQLSIFKTTRDFADLKSLVRDATDPDALELFIELIENDEGYPLYEAVSAAKRALSEADEAEFFFAPLGRDSRRTIRRADFEGWIAGELAQMEAALDEAIDDAGLSPTDIDKVFLTGGTSFVPAVRRIFENRFSDIETGGELLSIAHGLALIGKDEAFAADL; via the coding sequence ATGACCGCGCTCGGCCTCGACTTCGGCACGACCAACACCGTGATCGCGGTCCCCGGCGAAAACGCCGGCGAGACCCGGTCGCTCTCCTTCGAAAGCCGTGCCGGGATCACCGATACGATGCGCACCTGCCTGTCCTTCATGAAGGACCGGCAGGCGGGCTTCGGCGCGCCGCTGGCGACCGAGGCGGGTGCTGCGGCGATCCGCACGCTGATCGACCATCCCGGCGAATGCCGCTTCCTGCAATCGATCAAGACCTATGCGGCGAGCCCGCTGTTCAAGGAGACGGCGGTGCTCGGCCGCCGGCATACATTTGCCGACCTGATGGCGGTGTTTCTGGAAAAACTGATGACCTATGCCGGCGACGGCTGGCCGTCCGATGTGTCGCGCGTGGTCGCCGGCCGGCCGGTGCGCTTTGCCGGCATCGGTGCCGACGAGGCGCTGGCGCTGGACCGCTACAACGACGCGCTGTCGCGCTTCGGCTTTCCCGAAATCCGCTTCGTGCTGGAGCCTGTGGCGGCGGCCTGGTATTTCGCCGAGCGGCTGACGAGCGATGCCAATGTTCTGGTCGCGGACTTTGGCGGAGGCACCACCGACTATTCGATCATCCGGTTTTCGAGGACCGCCGGGAAGCTTTCCGCCGAGCCGCTGTCGCATTCCGGCGTTGGCGTTGCCGGCGACATGTTCGACTACCGGATCATCGACAATGTTGTGAGCCCGATGATCGGCAAGGGCACGCATTACAGAAGCTTCGGCAAGACGCTCGACGTGCCGTCGAACTACTACGCCAATTTCGGCCGCTGGAGCCAGCTTTCGATCTTCAAGACCACGCGCGATTTCGCCGATCTCAAAAGCCTGGTGCGCGACGCCACCGACCCGGACGCGCTGGAACTGTTCATCGAGCTGATCGAGAATGACGAGGGCTATCCGCTCTATGAGGCGGTCTCGGCCGCCAAGCGGGCGCTGTCGGAAGCCGACGAGGCCGAGTTCTTCTTCGCGCCGCTCGGCCGCGACAGCCGCCGCACCATCCGCCGTGCCGATTTCGAGGGCTGGATCGCCGGCGAGCTTGCCCAGATGGAGGCGGCGCTGGACGAGGCCATCGACGACGCCGGGCTGTCGCCGACGGATATCGACAAGGTGTTCCTCACCGGCGGCACCTCATTCGTGCCAGCGGTGCGCCGGATTTTCGAGAACCGGTTCTCCGACATCGAGACCGGCGGCGAACTGCTGTCGATCGCCCACGGCCTGGCGCTGATCGGCAAGGACGAGGCGTTCGCGGCAGATCTGTGA
- a CDS encoding MliC family protein: MKAATLTAIALSLAALPAMAEDKVSLDLPEGTTEISASYDCGDFTLDARYINGGQIMLAELQWPDNHIIAAEVIAASGARYAAGPYVWWSKGDDGTLYDVTKGENDPGIACTGKS, translated from the coding sequence ATGAAAGCCGCAACCCTCACTGCAATCGCGCTCTCGCTCGCCGCCCTTCCCGCCATGGCGGAGGACAAGGTTTCGCTCGACCTTCCCGAAGGGACCACCGAGATTTCGGCCAGCTATGACTGCGGCGATTTCACGCTCGACGCCCGCTACATCAATGGCGGCCAGATCATGCTTGCCGAGCTGCAATGGCCCGATAACCACATCATCGCGGCCGAAGTGATCGCGGCCTCCGGCGCGCGCTATGCCGCCGGGCCCTATGTCTGGTGGAGCAAGGGCGACGACGGCACGCTCTATGACGTGACCAAGGGCGAGAACGATCCGGGCATTGCCTGCACCGGAAAATCCTGA
- a CDS encoding AAA family ATPase, whose protein sequence is MDNFFVLSGCSGGGKSTLLAALAGRGYATVEEPGRRIVAEELAGDGAALPWVNLAAFARRAIDVAIADFERMRGHDSPVFFDRGLVDAAAALAHAGGDLAPDLLARYRYNARVFMTPPWPEIFEADEERRHGLEQGKAEYQRLLHFYPEHGYRPVILPKTTVEARVDFILGHLRASL, encoded by the coding sequence ATGGACAATTTCTTCGTCCTTTCCGGCTGTTCGGGCGGCGGCAAGTCGACGCTGCTTGCCGCTCTCGCCGGGCGCGGCTATGCGACGGTGGAAGAGCCCGGCCGCCGGATCGTGGCCGAGGAACTGGCCGGCGACGGCGCGGCCCTGCCCTGGGTGAACCTCGCAGCCTTCGCCCGCCGCGCCATCGATGTCGCGATCGCCGATTTCGAACGCATGCGCGGCCACGACAGCCCGGTGTTCTTCGACCGCGGCCTTGTGGACGCGGCGGCGGCGCTTGCCCATGCCGGCGGCGATCTCGCGCCTGATCTGCTGGCCCGATACCGCTACAATGCGCGCGTCTTCATGACCCCGCCCTGGCCGGAGATTTTCGAAGCCGACGAGGAGCGCCGGCACGGTCTGGAACAGGGCAAGGCGGAATATCAGCGCCTGCTGCATTTCTATCCCGAACACGGCTATCGCCCGGTCATCCTGCCGAAGACGACAGTGGAAGCGCGGGTGGATTTCATCCTCGGCCATCTTCGAGCCTCTCTTTAA
- a CDS encoding DMT family transporter codes for MAAASRMSGIGLAVAAVALLSGVDALAKSLGMALSSFQVVFLRYAVSALFLALFVLVFVRRWPRRGFMKAHMLRGFLAAVTASLFFYGLAGMPLLMALALAMTAPIYMAMLGALVFGERPGRFVLAALVLAVSGSALIVAAKGSGFAGPPVTLPVIAAGLAAPLAYAFTAIAMKKSSADDHPVTLSLMQTAFAALFCLPMAVVLWQTPAAALTWQIGLIGLCGALGFICLISALARIPASLYAVIDYSALVWAGFYGFAFFGEIPAWPTLIGGALIVIACVLTARDQRRPEELRTKSGLEP; via the coding sequence ATGGCAGCAGCAAGCCGGATGTCCGGCATCGGCCTTGCGGTGGCGGCGGTGGCCCTGCTTTCGGGCGTCGATGCGCTTGCCAAAAGCCTCGGTATGGCGCTGTCGAGCTTCCAGGTCGTGTTCCTGCGCTATGCCGTCTCGGCGTTGTTTCTCGCCCTTTTCGTCCTTGTCTTCGTGCGCCGGTGGCCGCGCCGGGGCTTCATGAAGGCCCATATGCTGCGCGGCTTTCTGGCGGCGGTGACGGCGAGCCTGTTCTTCTATGGCCTCGCCGGCATGCCGCTGTTGATGGCGCTGGCGCTGGCGATGACGGCGCCGATCTACATGGCGATGCTCGGCGCGCTGGTGTTCGGCGAGCGGCCGGGCCGCTTCGTGCTGGCAGCGCTCGTGCTTGCGGTGTCCGGCTCGGCGCTGATCGTCGCCGCCAAGGGTTCGGGCTTTGCCGGCCCGCCGGTGACGCTGCCGGTGATTGCGGCGGGGCTCGCAGCACCGCTTGCCTATGCCTTCACCGCGATCGCGATGAAGAAATCCTCCGCCGACGATCATCCGGTGACGCTGAGCCTGATGCAGACCGCCTTTGCGGCGCTGTTCTGCCTGCCGATGGCCGTGGTGCTGTGGCAGACGCCGGCGGCCGCGCTCACCTGGCAGATCGGGCTGATCGGTCTTTGCGGCGCGCTTGGCTTCATCTGCCTGATCTCGGCGCTCGCCCGCATTCCCGCCTCGCTCTACGCCGTCATCGATTACTCCGCGCTGGTCTGGGCCGGCTTCTACGGCTTCGCGTTCTTCGGTGAGATCCCGGCCTGGCCGACCCTGATCGGCGGCGCGCTGATCGTGATCGCCTGCGTGCTGACGGCGCGCGACCAGAGACGGCCCGAGGAACTACGGACGAAATCGGGGCTTGAACCCTGA
- a CDS encoding helix-turn-helix domain-containing protein, producing the protein MEDVRAILARNIKAARKRLKISQEELAARAEIDRTYVSGIERQVRNPTITVVARFAEALETTTANLLDGNSR; encoded by the coding sequence ATGGAAGACGTGCGCGCGATACTCGCCCGAAACATAAAGGCCGCCCGCAAACGGCTGAAAATCTCGCAGGAAGAACTTGCCGCGCGGGCCGAGATCGACCGCACCTATGTCTCGGGCATCGAACGGCAGGTCAGGAACCCAACGATCACCGTTGTTGCAAGATTTGCAGAAGCCCTGGAGACCACCACGGCCAACCTGCTTGATGGCAATAGCCGGTAG